The Desulfovibrio legallii genomic interval GGCAGGTCCAAATTTTTTTGCCGCCTCCCCAGTCGGAAGCCGGATTTTTTCAGAACAGCCGCCAGATGCGCTCTGCGCAGCCCTTCCCCGGCACGCAGGCCCAAACCGCCACGCCGGCGGCCCCAAGGGGCCTGCATCCTCTCCGCCCAAGCCTTTCAGGGCTGCGCTGTACGTAGAAAAAAACCCGAAACGCATCCAGTTCCTCCCCAGAAAAATTGACTTGCATTGCGCTTTATGACAAAAGAAAAGGACACTTGTTTCTGGCATATTTCCAACTTTTCGGTAGACTTTCTTGAGGCGAAGTTACCAAAATGTGTTTTTTGGTAAGGGCTGGCAGACAATTTCTTTAATTTTTTTCCGTAGTTATTAGTTCGGAATACTTTTTGCTGTAGGCTGTCTTGTGGTAGGGAATACTGTTTATACCGTGTCCGTCAAAACAATCGGGAGGCCTTCATGAAGTTGTTGCAAGTTGCCACTGCCTGCGCCCTGTCCCTGTTTGTGGGGCATGCGGCCATTGCCGCAGAAGCGCCCATCAAAATCGGTTTCCCCATCCCCCTCACGGGTGAAATCCCCAAGGTGGGCGAGGGCTCCAAGTACGCCGCCGAAATGCTGAAGGAAGAAATCAACGCCAAAGGCGGCCTGCAGGTGGGCGACAAGAAGTACCCCCTGGATTTCATTTACGAAGACAATGAATCCAAACCCGAATCAGCCGTCAACGTCACCCTTAAGCTCATTGAGCGTGACAAGGTGCTGGCCATTGTGGGCCCGCAGTCCTCCCGGCAGGCCGTGCCCGCCGGCGGCGTGGCCAACGACGAGGAAGTGCCCCTGATCACCCCCTGGTCCACCAACCCGGAAGCCACCAAAGACCGCCCCTGGGTCTTCCGCGGAGCCTTCCTTGATCCCTTCCAGGCTCCGGTGGCCGTGGACTTTGCCTCCAAGACCTTCAAGGCCAAAAAGGCCGCCGTGGTCTTTGAGGTTTCCAACGACTACTCCAAAGGCCTGGCCGACAACTTCAAGGAAGCCTTTGAAAAGGTGCACGGCAAGGGCTCTGTGGTGGCTATGGAATCCCACGGCCCCAAGGACCAGGACTTTTCCGCCCAGCTCACCAAGGTCATCGCGGCCAAGCCCGATTTCATCTTTGTGCCGGAGAACTACAGCTTCGCGGCCCTCATTGTGCCGCAGGCTCGTGACCTGGGCTACAAGGGCCCCTTCATGGGCTCCGACGCCTGGGGTTCGGCCGAGCTCTTTAACCTCTGCGGCAAAGACTGTGTGGGCCAGTACTTCTCCACCCACTACACGGCTGAAGGAGCTACGGGCAAGACCAAGGAATTTATCGACAAATACCAGGCTAAATACGGCTATGTGCCGGACGATGTGGCCGCCCTTACCTGGGATTCCATTAATATCGTGCTCAACGCCATCCAGCAGGCCGGCAAGATTGACCCGGACCTGAAAAAAGAGCGTAAGATCATCCGCGACAACATGGCCAACATGGCCAAATTCGACGGCATCACCGGCAGCATGAAGTTTGACGCCAACCGCGACCCCATCAAGTGCGCGGTTATCGTGCGCGTAACGGACAAAGGCTCCTTTGCCTTTGTGGAATCGGTCTGCCCCAAATAACCTTTCAGCCAGCACTCAAGCGCGGCCCGCCCCGGCGGGCCGCGCTGCGTTGCAACGGCGGGGGCCCCCTGCCGCACCGCCGCTTCCAACCGCCAGTCCAATGGGGATGCCATGGATTTTCTGCTGCAACAAATGCTCAACGCCCTGCAGTGGGGCAGCTTTTATGCCCTCATCGCCTTGGGCTACACGCTGGTGTACGGCGTACTGCGCCTCATCAACTTCGCCCACGGCGACATCTTTATGGTAGGCGCGTATATTTCCTTCTTCGTCGCCACCTATCTGCTCTCACCGGCCATAGGCCTCTCCAAGCCCGTCACCCTGTGGCTGACCATTGTGCTGACCATGCTGCTCACGGCCCTGGTGGGCGTCACTCTGGAGCGCATCGCCTACCGGCCCCTGCGGCGCAAGGGGGCGCACCGCCTGTATGTGGTCATCACGGCCCTCATGTGCGGTCTGATTCTGGAAAACGGCAACCTGGCCCTTCTGGGCGCCACCAAGCGCAAGCTGCCCGATCTGGTGGATAAGGTCGTCTACTCCATCGGGCCCCTGGTGGTCACCAACCTCAAGCTCTGGGTCATCCTGGCCGCCATTGTGGTCTTTGCACTGCTGCAGACCGTGGTCACGCGCACCAAGGTGGGCATGGCCATGCGGGCCGTTTCCTGGGACCGCTTCGCCCTGCCGCTCATGGGCATCCCCCTGGACAGCGTCATTGTGGTGACCTTTGTACTGGGATCGGGCATTGCGGGCTTGGGGGGCATGCTCTTTGCCATGTGCTACCCCAATCTGGAGCCCTACATGGGGGCCATGTTGGGCTGGAAGGCCTTTATCGCCGCCGTGGTGGGCGGCATAGGCGACATCCGCGGGGCCTTTGTGGGCGGTTTCCTCCTGGCCTTTGTGGAAATTATGGTGGTGGCCTTTTTGCCTTCCACCTATATGGATTTGTTTTCATTCACCATTCTGCTGCTGATCCTGTGGGTGCGGCCCACGGGTATTTTCGGCATGCCGCAGACGACCAAAATCTAGCCGGAGCGTCCGATGCTGACAGTGTTTGTACAAGCGGCTCTTCTGATCCTTGCCGTGCTCTGCTTCGGTTACGCCGTCAAACGCGCCCTGCGGCAGAAAAAGATCGACTGCCTCATTTTCCTTCTGGGCGGCACGTTACTGGTGCTGGCCGAATACTTTTCCTGGATTGACGGCTACTGGCTTTCAGTCATCAAGTTCATGGGCCTCAACGTCATTTTTGCCGCCAGTCTCAACCTGGTCAACGGCTATATGGGCGAATTTTCCTGTGGGCACGCGGGCTTCATGTGCGTGGGGGCCTATGTGGGCGGGCTTTTGACCATCCTGCTCTTTACCAAAAACAAGCTGCTCGGCGCGCCCCTGCTGCCGCCGGAACTGGCCCCCCTGCTCTTTCCCGGCGTCCTGGCTGTGGCGGGCCTGGTGGCCGCGCTGTTTGGTCTGCTGGTGGCGCTGCCCTCCTTCAAAACCCGTGACGACTACCTGGCCATCATCACTATCGCAGCCAACTATATTATCATTGCGCTGATCATCAATATAGACGCCGTGGGCGGCCCGCGGGGCCTTTCCGGCATGCGCGGGGCCGTGCGCGCCATGGAGCGCGTGGCCGACATCCCCTGGATGATGATCTGGATTGTGCTCTCGGTCATGGCCAGCGTCATGCTGCTTTACCGGCTGGTCAACAGCACCCTGGGCAAGGGCATCCCTGCTGTCTGTCAGAACGAGGTGGCTGCGGAAATTATGAGCGTCAACACCAAGAAGGTGAAGCTCACGGCCTTTATGGTTTCGGCCGGCATCGCCGGGGTGGCCGGGGCGCTCTACGCCCACCTCTTCAGCTCCATCTACGCCAACAGCTTTGGCATCATGAAGTCCACGGAAGCCATGGTCATGGTCTATCTGGGCGGCATGGGCTCCCTTTCCGGTTCGGTGCTGGCGGCCATCATGTTCACGCTGCTCATCGAGCTGCTGCGCTTTGCCCTGCCGGCCCTGAGCGACGTTCTGCAGCATGTGCCCTTTGTTCCGGACTCCTTCGTCATCAGCCAGGAATGGAAGTGGGTCATCATCCCCCTCATCCTTATCCTGCTCATGCAGTTCCGCCCCGAAGGCCTTCTGGGCAACAGGGAGCTGACGCAGGCCTTTCCCCGGCTGAAGCGCCTGCTGACTATCGGCAAGGCGGACTAGCCCCCTTCCCCATCGCACTGACAACTATTGCGGGAGCTGACCTTGGCACTGTTTGAAATGAAAGAAGTCACGCAACGCTTCGGCGGGCTTATCGCGCTGACGGATTTTTCCATCGCCATTGAAGACCACACCCTGGTGGGCCTTATCGGCCCCAACGGCGCGGGCAAAACCACGGTCTTCAACCTGGCCTCGGGCTTCTACCACCCCACCGAGGGGCAGATCGTCTTTGACGGCCACGTTTACAACCACAAGCTGGAGCCCCACCAGGTCACAGCCATGGGTATGGCCCGCACCTTCCAGAATATCCGCCTCTGGAACGACATGACCGTGACAGACAACATCTGCGTTTCACAGTACTCCCGCCTGGGCTACAACCTGCTGGACGTCTGGAGCAACAACGCGCGCTATGGCCGCGAAGAACAGCGCGTGCGCCACAAAGCAGCGAAAATACTTGAAATAATGGAGCTGACCGACGTGGCCCAGGAATGTCCCAAAAACCTGCCCTACGGCCTGCAGCGCCGGGTGGAGCTGGCCCGCGCCCTTTCCACCGACCCCAAGCTGCTTTTGCTGGACGAACCGGCCGCGGGGCTCAACTCTGCCGACGTGGACGGGCTCATCAAGCACATCCGCTGGATTTACGACGAATTCAAAATCGCCATCTGGATGATCGAACACCAGATGAAGGTAGTCATGTCCTTGTGTCAGGACATTATGGTGGTGGAATTTGGCAAGACCATCGCCCAGGGCACGCCGCAGGAAATCCAGTCCAACCCCGAAGTCATCAAAGCCTACCTGGGCGACGAGAACGTATAATGCTGTTGGAAGTTGAAAATCTGTACGCCGGCTATGGCAAGATCGAAGCCCTTCACGGCATCTCTTTTCATGTGGAAAAGGGCGAAATTGTCACCCTTATCGGCGCCAACGGCGCGGGAAAATCCACCACGCTCAAGGCCATTATGCGCCTGCCGCCGCCGGAATCGCCCACAGTGCTCAACGGCGACATCCGCTTCAACGGCGCTTCCATTCTCAAGACCGAGCCGCACCATGTGGTGGCCCATCTACGCATGGACCTGGTGCCTGAAGGACGCCACATCTTCGGCAATCTTACGGTGAACGAAAACCTCAAACTTGCCACCTGGACCCGCAAGGACGACGATATCCAGAAGGATATGGAGCGCGTGTTTGAGCTGTTTCCCCGCCTGCGCGAACGCATGCACCAGCGCAGCGACACGCTTTCGGGCGGTGAACAGCAGATGCTGGCCGTGGGCCGCGCCCTCATGACCCGCTGCTCCGTGCTGCTGCTGGACGAACCCTCCATGGGGCTCTCGCCCCTGCTCATGTACGACATGTTCCGCACCCTCAAAAAGCTCAACAGCGAGGGCCTCACCGTGGTGGTGGTGGAACAGAACGCCCGCCTGGCCCTGCAGGTGGCCGACCGGGGCTATGTGCTGGACACGGGTTCTATTGTGGCTTCGGGTACCGCCGCCGAACTGGCCGCCACGCCGGAAATCAAGGCCGCCTATCTGGGGGCGTGAGGACACACACCCAGAGCCGTTCGTGCAAGGCAGCCCAGGACAAAGCCAGGGACGGAGCCGGGGGCGCAGCGCGTGCGGCGCTCTCGCCCCCCAACCGTTCTTCCTTCCGCATTATGTTGCGTTTGCACCGCACTCCACACGGTTGCGCTGACCAAAGGCACGCGCAACGCTTTCTGCAAAAGGCCTGGGCTCCTCACCGGGCAACACGCAATAGTGATGTTGACGGGCAGGCTGCAGCGTTGCTGCACGGCAACGGTATTTTTTGAGGGGTCTTGTACTGCCGCAAGGTTTATGGCGGTCGTGGCCCGGCAGGAAGAGACTGCAGGTCTTGGCGGGGAAAAAGCGTTCAGTCGGCCGCATCCACAGTCCGTACGCAGATGGCCGCCCCGTTGCTCACACCGGCCAGGGCGGCACAGAAGGCGCTTTCCTGCTCCTCCGGCAAGCGCAGGGTCAGGCTGGCCGCCACGGCATAGTCCTCGTCCACAATGCTTACTTCATGGACAGGCAGCAGACGACGCAGGGCGTCCAGGCAAGCGTAGTCCACGGTCACCATCAGCCGGATTTGCGGTACCCGTTCACATAGGACCAGACTTTCCAGGTTTTGCCGCACGCTGTCCTGGTAGGCGCGCACCAGACCGCCCGTGCCCAGCTTTACGCCACCAAACCAGCGGCTGACCACGACACAGATTTCGCCCACAGGACTGTGCAGCAAAACCTGCAGCATGGGCCGTCCGGCCGTGCCGTGGGGCTCG includes:
- a CDS encoding ABC transporter substrate-binding protein, whose translation is MKLLQVATACALSLFVGHAAIAAEAPIKIGFPIPLTGEIPKVGEGSKYAAEMLKEEINAKGGLQVGDKKYPLDFIYEDNESKPESAVNVTLKLIERDKVLAIVGPQSSRQAVPAGGVANDEEVPLITPWSTNPEATKDRPWVFRGAFLDPFQAPVAVDFASKTFKAKKAAVVFEVSNDYSKGLADNFKEAFEKVHGKGSVVAMESHGPKDQDFSAQLTKVIAAKPDFIFVPENYSFAALIVPQARDLGYKGPFMGSDAWGSAELFNLCGKDCVGQYFSTHYTAEGATGKTKEFIDKYQAKYGYVPDDVAALTWDSINIVLNAIQQAGKIDPDLKKERKIIRDNMANMAKFDGITGSMKFDANRDPIKCAVIVRVTDKGSFAFVESVCPK
- a CDS encoding branched-chain amino acid ABC transporter permease, producing the protein MDFLLQQMLNALQWGSFYALIALGYTLVYGVLRLINFAHGDIFMVGAYISFFVATYLLSPAIGLSKPVTLWLTIVLTMLLTALVGVTLERIAYRPLRRKGAHRLYVVITALMCGLILENGNLALLGATKRKLPDLVDKVVYSIGPLVVTNLKLWVILAAIVVFALLQTVVTRTKVGMAMRAVSWDRFALPLMGIPLDSVIVVTFVLGSGIAGLGGMLFAMCYPNLEPYMGAMLGWKAFIAAVVGGIGDIRGAFVGGFLLAFVEIMVVAFLPSTYMDLFSFTILLLILWVRPTGIFGMPQTTKI
- a CDS encoding branched-chain amino acid ABC transporter permease, with the protein product MLTVFVQAALLILAVLCFGYAVKRALRQKKIDCLIFLLGGTLLVLAEYFSWIDGYWLSVIKFMGLNVIFAASLNLVNGYMGEFSCGHAGFMCVGAYVGGLLTILLFTKNKLLGAPLLPPELAPLLFPGVLAVAGLVAALFGLLVALPSFKTRDDYLAIITIAANYIIIALIINIDAVGGPRGLSGMRGAVRAMERVADIPWMMIWIVLSVMASVMLLYRLVNSTLGKGIPAVCQNEVAAEIMSVNTKKVKLTAFMVSAGIAGVAGALYAHLFSSIYANSFGIMKSTEAMVMVYLGGMGSLSGSVLAAIMFTLLIELLRFALPALSDVLQHVPFVPDSFVISQEWKWVIIPLILILLMQFRPEGLLGNRELTQAFPRLKRLLTIGKAD
- a CDS encoding ABC transporter ATP-binding protein → MALFEMKEVTQRFGGLIALTDFSIAIEDHTLVGLIGPNGAGKTTVFNLASGFYHPTEGQIVFDGHVYNHKLEPHQVTAMGMARTFQNIRLWNDMTVTDNICVSQYSRLGYNLLDVWSNNARYGREEQRVRHKAAKILEIMELTDVAQECPKNLPYGLQRRVELARALSTDPKLLLLDEPAAGLNSADVDGLIKHIRWIYDEFKIAIWMIEHQMKVVMSLCQDIMVVEFGKTIAQGTPQEIQSNPEVIKAYLGDENV
- a CDS encoding ABC transporter ATP-binding protein, with the protein product MLLEVENLYAGYGKIEALHGISFHVEKGEIVTLIGANGAGKSTTLKAIMRLPPPESPTVLNGDIRFNGASILKTEPHHVVAHLRMDLVPEGRHIFGNLTVNENLKLATWTRKDDDIQKDMERVFELFPRLRERMHQRSDTLSGGEQQMLAVGRALMTRCSVLLLDEPSMGLSPLLMYDMFRTLKKLNSEGLTVVVVEQNARLALQVADRGYVLDTGSIVASGTAAELAATPEIKAAYLGA
- a CDS encoding YigZ family protein, with the protein product MSAPRSRYPVPAAAPDAPHCTELVIRRSRFLAQSAHTSGPTAARAFVEALRRRHTDATHNCWAYVAGPPGHTAQIGSSDDGEPHGTAGRPMLQVLLHSPVGEICVVVSRWFGGVKLGTGGLVRAYQDSVRQNLESLVLCERVPQIRLMVTVDYACLDALRRLLPVHEVSIVDEDYAVAASLTLRLPEEQESAFCAALAGVSNGAAICVRTVDAAD